One Bacteroidota bacterium genomic region harbors:
- a CDS encoding aminopeptidase, translated as MMRIIKLSLSFIFLTQIAFAQNSDLLRYLQTIPGLTIIQKENGKNFKEFYQLELTQLLDHKNANGKTFKQRIFLSLKDKSKPVVLVTEGYNANRAARKDYIEEITQILDANQVFVEHRYFGTSFPDSTDYDYLTIEQAANDHHRVVELLKPYFTGKWINTGISKGGQTTMYHRYYFPNDVDASVPYVGPLMFSRDDPRFYHYFDTVGTAECRAAIHNYQELLLKKKKELLPKFIEGNKKAGYTYRPGYEFGYEYMVLEYPFSFWQWGAHCDSIPNESVGMDSVYRHFEKIVPYGYLTESKVREDYTFMVQAMKDFGYYGYDLTEFEGLLDVVKEHNYDFVLPENTKITYHPELMQKVKNYLQKEGDHFLYIYGGFDPYASQQVELTGECDAAKYVLPGGSHSTRIRNFPKETREEMFKKLEEWLDIDITYEFPERQTIKR; from the coding sequence ATGATGCGAATTATTAAACTCAGTCTGTCTTTTATTTTTCTGACACAAATTGCATTTGCGCAAAATTCGGACCTTTTAAGGTATCTGCAGACTATACCCGGTTTGACTATCATCCAAAAAGAAAACGGGAAAAATTTCAAAGAATTTTATCAGTTGGAATTAACCCAGCTGCTTGATCATAAAAATGCCAATGGCAAAACTTTTAAGCAACGCATTTTTTTGTCCCTAAAGGATAAATCTAAACCTGTTGTATTGGTAACTGAAGGGTATAATGCAAATCGTGCTGCCCGAAAGGATTATATCGAAGAAATCACACAAATACTGGATGCCAATCAGGTTTTCGTTGAACATCGGTATTTTGGCACTTCGTTTCCTGATAGCACCGATTATGATTATTTAACCATCGAGCAGGCTGCTAATGATCATCATCGTGTGGTTGAATTATTAAAGCCATACTTTACCGGAAAATGGATCAATACCGGAATTAGTAAAGGAGGTCAAACCACCATGTATCATCGTTATTATTTTCCCAATGATGTTGATGCTTCCGTACCTTATGTCGGCCCTTTGATGTTTTCAAGAGATGACCCTCGCTTTTATCATTATTTTGACACGGTGGGAACTGCGGAATGCAGAGCAGCAATTCATAATTATCAGGAATTACTGCTTAAAAAGAAAAAAGAATTGTTGCCTAAATTTATTGAGGGAAATAAAAAGGCTGGATATACCTATCGCCCGGGTTATGAATTTGGATATGAATACATGGTATTGGAATATCCTTTTTCTTTTTGGCAATGGGGAGCTCATTGTGATTCAATCCCCAACGAATCGGTGGGCATGGATTCGGTTTACAGGCATTTCGAAAAAATTGTCCCTTATGGTTATTTAACCGAATCAAAAGTGCGAGAAGATTATACCTTTATGGTTCAGGCCATGAAAGATTTCGGTTATTATGGTTATGATCTTACCGAATTTGAAGGCTTACTTGATGTGGTAAAAGAGCACAATTATGATTTTGTTCTTCCTGAAAATACAAAGATCACCTATCATCCTGAATTGATGCAAAAGGTTAAAAATTACTTACAAAAAGAAGGGGATCATTTTCTTTACATTTATGGAGGATTTGATCCTTATGCTTCGCAACAGGTTGAGCTGACAGGAGAATGTGACGCTGCAAAATATGTTTTACCCGGCGGATCGCATTCAACCCGTATCCGAAATTTTCCGAAAGAAACCAGAGAAGAAATGTTTAAAAAGTTAGAGGAATGGCTTGATATTGATATTACTTATGAATTTCCCGAAAGACAAACAATAAAGAGATGA